The following are from one region of the Myotis daubentonii chromosome 2, mMyoDau2.1, whole genome shotgun sequence genome:
- the LOC132227961 gene encoding transmembrane protein 140-like: protein MMSLPRPRRGNQLLFLGIMVLAVLAVFLLFYALLWQAGDLINSPNLRIGFYNFCLWNESAGRLQCHQFPELEALGLPWGALALARLGVYGALVLTLFVPLPLLLARCHRSEGEWHLAVCFLAMASMLLAGDLGLFLTYTWKWITISLLGPGFLALAAAQALLVLLLMATVMFPQKAEDDKSKQKRH from the coding sequence ATGATGAGCCTCCCCAGACCCAGGAGGGGCAACCAGCTGCTGTTCCTGGGCATCATGGTCCTCGCGGTCCTGGCCGTCTTCCTGCTGTTCTATGCTCTCCTCTGGCAGGCGGGCGACCTCATCAACTCGCCCAACCTGAGAATCGGCTTTTACAACTTCTGCCTGTGGAACGAGAGCGCGGGCCGCCTGCAGTGCCACCAGTTCCCTGAGCTggaggccctggggctgccttggggcgccctggccctggccaggctcGGCGTGTACGGGGCCCTGGTGCTCACCCTCTTTGTccccctgcctctgctcctggCCCGCTGCCACAGGAGCGAGGGTGAGTGGCATCTGGCCGTGTGCTTCCTGGCGATGGCCTCCATGCTGCTGGCTGGGGACCTGGGCCTCTTCCTCACCTACACCTGGAAGTGGATCACGATCTCCCTCCTGGGGCCTGGATTTCTAGCTCTGGCCGCTGCCCAGGCCTTGCTGGTCCTCTTGCTTATGGCCACAGTCATGTTCCCCCAAAAGGCAGAAGATGACAAGAGCAAGCAGAAGAGACACTAG